DNA sequence from the Tenacibaculum mesophilum genome:
ACTAGTAGCTCCGCAAACTATTTTAGGCGGTTATTTAGGATTTATTAGAGTTCGTTTTGGCTTAAGATGGAGTATGTTATTACACGCTTGCTATAATGCTTTCTTTGTTTTGCTTAGTTTTGCAGGAGATTTAGCATAGCATGAACAATAAAGAGCTTAAAGATTTTTTAGACGAAAAGGTTATACAATATAATAATCCTGATTTTATTGATAGTGATCCTATTCAAATTCCACACCAATTTTCAGTAAAAGAAGATATTGAAATTGCTGGTTTTTTAGCAGCAACTATTGCTTGGGGAAATCGTAAAATGATTATTAACAACTCCCATAAAATGATGGATTTAATGGGAAGTTCTCCTTATGATTTTGTTCTCAATCATTCTGAAGAAGATTTAGCTAATTTTGACGGATTTGTACACAGAACATTTAATGCCGATGATTTTAAGTTCTTTGTTCAGGCATTAAAAAACATCTATCAGAATCATGGGGGATTAGAAGCTGTTTTAAAACCAAAAGATAAAGCAGATAATTACCAACATGCTATACATCGTTTCAAACAAGTTTTTTTTGAAATCCCTCATCAACCAAGAACTCTAAAACATGTTTCTGACCCTTTAAAAGGCTCTGCATCTAAAAGAATTAATATGTTTTTACGTTGGATGGTTCGCGATAATACCACTGGAGTCGATTTAGGCATATGGAAAACACACTCGTCAGCACACTTACATTGTCCGTTAGATGTTCACACAGGAAATATTGCTAGAAAACTAAAAATACTTACTAGGAAGCAAAATGATTGGAAAGCTATTCAAGAACTTGATCTTACTTTAAGAACGTTTGATAAAAAGGATCCTGTGAAATATGATTTTGCCCTTTTTGGTTTAGGTGTATTTGAAAAGTTTTAATTTTTTACATTTACAAAAAATTATATTAGTATGAAAAACTGTTTTGACAAAATGATGTCTCTTGATATTTATACATCTAACTTAACTAATGATGAGTATTCTAAAATAGCCAATAACCTTACACTCGCTTCCAAAAAAAGTATAAATATTTTAAGTTGGGGAATTCAACAGTTATTTATGAGTTCAACAGTTTCTAATGATATTAATGTTTTAAAAAACTTACGTAAAAACTACAACTGGAAAAATAACATAACTTCTATTTTAAACGAGAACTATTATGAAGCGCTTGTATTAACAGATGTTACAAAAAAAATTATTTGGGCTAACGATGGCTTCTCTAAAATGACTGGATATGACATTGATTTTGTTATTAACAAAACTGGACGTTTTTTTCAAGGAGAAAAGACAAAAGAAAGTACTCGAAAACGAATTAGAAATAAATTATTAAAAGGGAAACCTTTTAAAGATATTATTGTTAATTATAGAAAAGATAAGTCCTACTACAAGTGTGAGTTATATATTATTCCTTTATATAAAAACAGCCCTACAGAAGTTACTCATTTTTTAGCTTTAGAAAAAGAAATAGCTTAGCATAGTGCAACAATTCATCCATTATTTTTTACATTTCGGATTTCCTGTTTTTATCGCTTTCTTCTTTTTTAAAAAAAATTGGATAAAAGTTGCTATAACACTACTAGCAACTATGCTAGTAGATATAGATCACTTATTAGCAAGCCCTATATTTGACCCAAACCGATGTAGTTTTGGGTTTCACCTATTTCATTCCTACTATGCTATTGGAGTGTATGTTATTTTACTTTTTTTTAAAAGACCATACAACATTATTGGCTTAGGGCTATTATTACATATGCTAACCGACTTTATCGATTGTTTGTTTATGTACAACACTTGTAGTTCTTGCCTAGAAAATGCTCCTGCTCAAAGACTATTAGAAGCTATAAATAAATTACTTTTTTAGCTGTAAATCACAGTACCAAAAACTTCTATCATAGTTTTTAGTAGTCGTTTCTTCTGATTTCTTAGTTTTCTTTGAATCTTGATAACAATTGTCATCATCGTTTTTATGTAACGTATACGATTTCAATACCTTCTCTCCTATTTCAAACTCCACAGGTTTCTTAAAAATAGGACCGTCATAACAAAACGTATGGAACTCTCCATTCTCCCCACAAACATCAACTCCATCAGGAAGTTCATTAATAAAACCTTCATCAATAACTCTCCCTACAAATTCTTCTCCTAGCAATTTTGCATTCACACAAACAGTAATTGTTTTAAAGCCTAAATCTAAAAACTCTCTAAGTAATTCTTTTGTATCTTGTTTCCAAAGTGGGTAAACACCAGTAATTCCAACCTCTTGTAGCTTCGAATCGCGATATGCTCTCAAGTCTTCCAAGAAAATATCACCAAAAATACCATTTACAAGTCCTGCTTCTTTTAACTCCGCAGTCTTCTCTTTCATTCTTTGATTATATAAATCCATTGTAACCTCAGCTGGAAAATATATTTTTTCTAAAGGAATACCAATGCTTTCAGTCTGTGCATTCAGTAAATCCTCATGTAAACCATGCATTGAAACACGCTGATAATCTTGATTTACATTTGTTATCAATTTTTGTACATCGTATTCTTTTTGTTGTAAAATTTTATACAATGCTAATGACGAATCTTTTCCTGAACTCCAGTTAAAATAGGCTTTTTTCATGCGACAAATATGCATAAAAAAACCTGCATTGCGCAGGTTTGATTTTATTTTCTCTTTTGATTTAAAGGAACTGGTCTTTCTTGTTTTACTACTGGTTTTCCGTGCAAGTCAAAATCACCTGCATCAAAAATTTCAATATCGATAAACTCTCCTAGTTTGATATAATACTCACGAGCATCAACAATTACGTCATTATCTACATCTGGTGAGTCAAACTCGGTACGTCCGTAATAGTACTCTCCATCTTTTCTATCGAATAAACATTTGAACGTCTTTCCTATTTTCTCTTGATTCAATTCCCAAGAAATTTGCGACTGCACTTCCATGATTTCATTCACCCTTCTAAACTTTACATCCGCAGGTACATCGTCTTCTAAAACATACGCTCCTGTATTTTCTTCATGCGAGTATTCAAAAGCTCCTAAACGCTCAAAACGCATCTCTTCTACCCAGTCTTTTAATTCTTGGAATTGCTCTTCAGTTTCTCCCGGATATCCAACAATTAATGTTGTACGAATTGCCATGTTTGGCACTGCCTCTCGAAATTTATGAATCAGCGAAGTCGTTTTTTCGTGCGTTGTACCACGCTTCATCGACTTTAAAATTTCGGTATTGATATGCTGTAACGGAATATCTAGATAATTACAAACCTTTGGTTCGTTTTTCATCACTTCCAATACATCCATAGGGAAACCTGTTGGAAATGCATAATGCAAACGAATCCACTCTATACCTTCAACTTTTACTAATTCTTTTAATAAATCTGCTAAAGCACGCTTTTTATAGATATCCAATCCGTAATAGGTTAAATCTTGTGCGATTAGCATAATTTCCTTAATCCCTTTTTCTGCCAATTTCGTTGCTTCTGTAACCAAATCTTCAATTGGTGTCGATTTATGCTTGCCACGCATTAACGGAATGGCACAGAACGAACACGGGCGGTCACATCCTTCTGCAATCTTTAAATAGGCATAATGCTCTGGAGTCGTGGTTAAACGTTCACCGATTAACTCATGCTTATAGTCTGCTTCTAAAACTTTTAACAAATTTGGTAAATCGTGTGTACCAAAATACTGATCTACATTGGTAATTTCAGCTTCTAAGTCTGGCTTGTAACGTTCGCTTAAACACCCCGTAACAAACACTTTATCTACTTCACCTTCTTCTTTCTTTTGTGCATAGTGTAAAATAGTTTCTACACTTTCTTCTTTGGCTTTACCAATAAAACCACACGTATTAATTACTACAATATTTCCATCGTCATTTTCATCTTCATGAACCACTTCTTTACCATTAGCTTTTAACTGCCCCATTAACACTTCACTATCGTAAACGTTTTTAGAGCAACCTAAAGTAACTACATTAATTTTGTTTTGTTTTGTTGTTTTGGTACGCATACTATAAAAATTCGGTGTGCAAAGATACGTTTTAATTGAACTTCTTTAACTTTAAACCCCTAAAAATTAGTTTGATTCTTATCCTTGTTTTCGGTAACTTCGTTATTAACGAAACTTGTATGTTTACAAACTACGTTAACCTCTTATTAAAAAATGAACGAACTCAAAAGATTATTATACGACTTAATCGGACTTACTGAAAATGAGTTTAAAACATTTTATAATCAATTAGAAAAAAAAGAGTATAAATCAAAAACATTAGTTATTAAAGAAGGGAGAAAAGCTAAGGATTTATACTTTATTGAATCTGGTTTTTTTAGAACATTTAAAAATATAGAAGGTAAAGAGTTTACAACCTATTTTTCTTGCGATAACCAGTTTATAACAGTTTTTGATAGTTTTATATACCAAACTCCTTCTCTTGAATTTCTAGAAGCTATTGAAGATAGCGTAGTTTATAAAATTTCTTTTGAAAGTTTAACTCAATTATATAAAGAATCTCCCAACTTTGAGAAGTTTGGTAGAGTTTTAGCTGAGCAAAATCACCTTTGTGCACAACAAAGAGTTCTAACTATGCAAACAAAATCGGCTAAAAAAAAGTATTTAGACTTTATTAAAAACTATGATAAAAAAATTGTTTTAAGAGCTCCTCAATACCAAATCGCAAGCTTTCTTGGTATAGCTGCCGAATCTTTGAGTAGGATTCGAAAAGAAGTTACTATTTCCTAACATTTGTCAAGATAGAAATAAATTACTGTCATTTTCTTTGTCTTTATAAATTATAAAAACAAATACAATGAAAATTGCATCATTAGTAAAATACGCTACATTATTAATCTTACTCATTTTTATAACCAGTGTTACTTTTAAATCATGTTCAATTAATCCAGAAGCTTGGTTTCCTCCTACACCTCCTAAATTAGTAGGCGCGCTTCATGAAAATGAACTACTAAGCTCAACTCAACACATCGATTTAGACGGTTGGTATGGGCCTGAGGATATTGCAGTAGATAATCAAGGAAATCTATATTGTGGAGTTCATATTTCTGAAACAGACTTTTCAGATGGTAGAATTTTAAAAATTGACACATCGGGAAAAGTTTCTGTGTTTTGTAATACTGAATCTTGGGTTGCTGGTCTGCATTTTGACAGCAATCAAAATCTAATTGCTTGTGACTTAAAAAGAGGTTTAATCAGTGTAGATAAAAAAGGAAAAATTACCACTTTAGCAAGTGAAGATGAAAACGGGAACAAGTTTCTTATCCCCAATGATGTAGACATTGCTTCTGATGGAACTATTTACTTTACCAATACTTCTTCTAAAATTCCTTTTAGTAGAACACATATTTGGAAACTATTAATGGAAGCTAAACCTGATGGAGGTCTTTATAGTTACAATCCGAAAACCAAAGAAGTAAAAACACTTATAGAGGGTACTTATTTCGGAAACGGTGTTGCGGTTTCTCAAAAGGATGACTTTGTGTTAATGGTAGATTTGGCTAAATATAGAATTCTTAGATACTGGTTAAAAGGCAGTAATAAAGGAACAACAGATATTTTTCTTGATAACCTACCTGGTTTTCCTAATGGAGTTTCTAGAAGAACCGATGGTAGTTTTTGGCTTGGTTTTTCAACTAAAAGAGATTCTTCTTTAGATGAAATACACTCTAAACCTCTTGTAAAAAAGTTAGTATATGGTCTTCCTCTATTTTTACAACCTAAAGTAGCTCGCTATGGAATGATTATGCATTTGAGTGCTGATGGAGAGATTTTAAAAACTTATTATGACACGACTGGTAAAGTTGTGTCAGAAGCTAGTTCTGTTGAAGAGCATGATGGATATCTTTATCTTGGCGGAGATGTGTCTGGTTATATTGGAAAATACAAATTAGAGAATTAAAATAAAAACTCCCGAATTGGGAGTTTTTATTTTATATGTAGTCCTATTAATGATAATCAACTGGAGTCTTTCTTGCTTTCGTTAGTTTCTCAAAAGCATACCCTAGCT
Encoded proteins:
- a CDS encoding TIGR02757 family protein, producing MNNKELKDFLDEKVIQYNNPDFIDSDPIQIPHQFSVKEDIEIAGFLAATIAWGNRKMIINNSHKMMDLMGSSPYDFVLNHSEEDLANFDGFVHRTFNADDFKFFVQALKNIYQNHGGLEAVLKPKDKADNYQHAIHRFKQVFFEIPHQPRTLKHVSDPLKGSASKRINMFLRWMVRDNTTGVDLGIWKTHSSAHLHCPLDVHTGNIARKLKILTRKQNDWKAIQELDLTLRTFDKKDPVKYDFALFGLGVFEKF
- a CDS encoding PAS domain-containing protein, producing the protein MKNCFDKMMSLDIYTSNLTNDEYSKIANNLTLASKKSINILSWGIQQLFMSSTVSNDINVLKNLRKNYNWKNNITSILNENYYEALVLTDVTKKIIWANDGFSKMTGYDIDFVINKTGRFFQGEKTKESTRKRIRNKLLKGKPFKDIIVNYRKDKSYYKCELYIIPLYKNSPTEVTHFLALEKEIA
- a CDS encoding DUF6122 family protein: MQQFIHYFLHFGFPVFIAFFFFKKNWIKVAITLLATMLVDIDHLLASPIFDPNRCSFGFHLFHSYYAIGVYVILLFFKRPYNIIGLGLLLHMLTDFIDCLFMYNTCSSCLENAPAQRLLEAINKLLF
- a CDS encoding Dph6-related ATP pyrophosphatase, which gives rise to MKKAYFNWSSGKDSSLALYKILQQKEYDVQKLITNVNQDYQRVSMHGLHEDLLNAQTESIGIPLEKIYFPAEVTMDLYNQRMKEKTAELKEAGLVNGIFGDIFLEDLRAYRDSKLQEVGITGVYPLWKQDTKELLREFLDLGFKTITVCVNAKLLGEEFVGRVIDEGFINELPDGVDVCGENGEFHTFCYDGPIFKKPVEFEIGEKVLKSYTLHKNDDDNCYQDSKKTKKSEETTTKNYDRSFWYCDLQLKK
- the rimO gene encoding 30S ribosomal protein S12 methylthiotransferase RimO encodes the protein MRTKTTKQNKINVVTLGCSKNVYDSEVLMGQLKANGKEVVHEDENDDGNIVVINTCGFIGKAKEESVETILHYAQKKEEGEVDKVFVTGCLSERYKPDLEAEITNVDQYFGTHDLPNLLKVLEADYKHELIGERLTTTPEHYAYLKIAEGCDRPCSFCAIPLMRGKHKSTPIEDLVTEATKLAEKGIKEIMLIAQDLTYYGLDIYKKRALADLLKELVKVEGIEWIRLHYAFPTGFPMDVLEVMKNEPKVCNYLDIPLQHINTEILKSMKRGTTHEKTTSLIHKFREAVPNMAIRTTLIVGYPGETEEQFQELKDWVEEMRFERLGAFEYSHEENTGAYVLEDDVPADVKFRRVNEIMEVQSQISWELNQEKIGKTFKCLFDRKDGEYYYGRTEFDSPDVDNDVIVDAREYYIKLGEFIDIEIFDAGDFDLHGKPVVKQERPVPLNQKRK
- a CDS encoding Crp/Fnr family transcriptional regulator translates to MNELKRLLYDLIGLTENEFKTFYNQLEKKEYKSKTLVIKEGRKAKDLYFIESGFFRTFKNIEGKEFTTYFSCDNQFITVFDSFIYQTPSLEFLEAIEDSVVYKISFESLTQLYKESPNFEKFGRVLAEQNHLCAQQRVLTMQTKSAKKKYLDFIKNYDKKIVLRAPQYQIASFLGIAAESLSRIRKEVTIS
- a CDS encoding SMP-30/gluconolactonase/LRE family protein → MKIASLVKYATLLILLIFITSVTFKSCSINPEAWFPPTPPKLVGALHENELLSSTQHIDLDGWYGPEDIAVDNQGNLYCGVHISETDFSDGRILKIDTSGKVSVFCNTESWVAGLHFDSNQNLIACDLKRGLISVDKKGKITTLASEDENGNKFLIPNDVDIASDGTIYFTNTSSKIPFSRTHIWKLLMEAKPDGGLYSYNPKTKEVKTLIEGTYFGNGVAVSQKDDFVLMVDLAKYRILRYWLKGSNKGTTDIFLDNLPGFPNGVSRRTDGSFWLGFSTKRDSSLDEIHSKPLVKKLVYGLPLFLQPKVARYGMIMHLSADGEILKTYYDTTGKVVSEASSVEEHDGYLYLGGDVSGYIGKYKLEN